A portion of the Macaca mulatta isolate MMU2019108-1 chromosome 2, T2T-MMU8v2.0, whole genome shotgun sequence genome contains these proteins:
- the RPP14 gene encoding ribonuclease P protein subunit p14 isoform X1 yields the protein MPAPAATYERVVYKNPSEYHYMKVCLEFQDCGVGLNAAQFKQLLISAVKDLFGEVDAALPLDILTYEEKTLSAILRICSSGLVKLWSSLTLLGSYKGKKCAFRVIQVSPFLLALSGNSRELVLD from the exons ATGCCTGCCCCTGCTGCCACATATGAAAGAGTAGTTTACAAAAACCCTTCCGAGTACCACTACATGAAAGTCTGCCT aGAATTTCAAGATTGTGGAGTTGGACTGAATGCTGCACAGTTCAAACAGCTGCTTATTTCGGCCGTGAAGGACCTGTTTGGGGAG GTTGATGCTGCCTTACCTTTGGACATCCTAACCTATGAAGAGAAGACCTTGTCGGCCATCTTGAGAATATGTAGCAG TGGTCTTGTCAAATTGTGGAGCTCTTTGACCCTGTTAGGATCCTATAAAGGCAAAAAATGTGCTTTCCGGGTGATTCAG gTTTCTCCATTTCTCCTTGCATTATCTGGTAATAGTAGGGAACTAGTATTGGATTGA